A region from the Methanofollis liminatans DSM 4140 genome encodes:
- a CDS encoding vWA domain-containing protein — MAGFSHPLWLLALLGLPVLYALYKRATTSRKTEAMAFSRLDLVKKAAGSPSRRPLTLFLLTLLAIGLIVVGLAGPHIPLEGTHEGVNVVLAIDTSGSMAATDYPPNRLETAKSAAEQLLSGLEPEDYAGVVTFEAGAMSSAYLSPEHERVIAKLMAIRLKDGPTALGDGLALAVDMADAIPNRKKVVVLLSDGVNNAGVISPTEAAVFAVEREVRVYTIGLGSTGAVRIGTGEDGAAQYADLDEATLKEIAEETGGAYFRSVDGATLKEIYAALPGEIKREPEETGIEAVFSVAAVLVLLVQCWLRYGRGRILP; from the coding sequence ATGGCCGGTTTTTCACATCCGCTCTGGCTCCTCGCTCTTCTCGGCCTCCCCGTCCTCTACGCCCTCTACAAACGTGCCACGACGAGTCGGAAGACTGAGGCGATGGCGTTCTCCCGCCTCGATCTCGTAAAGAAGGCGGCGGGCAGTCCGTCCCGGCGCCCACTGACACTTTTTCTCCTCACCCTCCTCGCCATCGGGCTCATCGTCGTCGGCCTGGCCGGCCCGCACATCCCCCTCGAAGGCACGCACGAGGGCGTGAACGTCGTCCTCGCCATCGACACCTCGGGGAGCATGGCGGCGACCGACTATCCCCCGAACCGACTCGAAACCGCAAAATCGGCAGCAGAACAACTCCTCTCGGGGCTTGAGCCCGAAGACTACGCAGGCGTCGTCACCTTCGAGGCCGGGGCGATGAGCTCCGCATACCTCTCGCCCGAACACGAACGGGTGATCGCAAAACTCATGGCCATCCGGCTCAAAGACGGCCCCACGGCCCTCGGCGACGGCCTCGCCCTCGCCGTGGACATGGCCGACGCCATCCCGAACAGGAAAAAAGTGGTCGTCCTTCTCTCGGACGGCGTGAACAACGCCGGCGTGATCTCACCCACCGAGGCAGCAGTCTTCGCCGTGGAGCGGGAGGTCCGCGTCTACACCATCGGTCTCGGCTCGACCGGGGCGGTCCGGATCGGGACCGGGGAGGATGGGGCGGCGCAGTATGCCGACCTCGACGAGGCCACCTTGAAAGAGATCGCCGAAGAGACCGGCGGGGCGTACTTCAGGTCGGTGGACGGGGCGACCCTGAAGGAGATCTACGCCGCCCTCCCCGGCGAGATCAAACGGGAGCCCGAAGAGACCGGGATCGAGGCGGTGTTCTCTGTCGCCGCCGTCCTCGTCCTGCTCGTCCAGTGCTGGCTCAGGTACGGCAGGGGGCGGATCCTGCCGTGA